A single region of the Dromaius novaehollandiae isolate bDroNov1 chromosome 27, bDroNov1.hap1, whole genome shotgun sequence genome encodes:
- the AP4B1 gene encoding AP-4 complex subunit beta-1 isoform X1, whose amino-acid sequence MPYLGGEEALRDLRRALANPHVQADRLRYRGVVLRVIRHMTQGTDVSGLFTEMVKASAAADVVQKKLVYLYMCTYAPRQPHLALLAINTLCKDCADPNPMVRGLALRSMCSLRMPGIQEYIQQPVLNGLRDKASYVRRVAVLGCAKMQKLQGDSEVDGALVNELYSLLRDQDPIVVVNCLRALEEILKKEGGVVINKPIAHHLLNRMADLDQWGQSEVLAFLLRYRPRNEEELFDILNLLDGYLKSSSPSVVMAATKLFLVLAKEYPHVQADVLVRVKGPLLSACTSESRELCFTALCHVREILGSLPGHFSSHYKKFFCSYSEPHYIKCQKMEVLCELVNDENVQQVLEELKGYCTDVSVELAQGAIFAIGNIARTYTEQCVGILTELLGLQQEHITSAVVQTFRDLVWLCPQCTDAVCQALPSCEETIQDSEGKQALIWLLGAHGEKVQNAPYILEDFVENVKSEMFPAVKMELLTALVRLFLSRPAECQDMLGRLLYYCIEEETDMAVRDRGLFYYRLLQSGVEEVKRILCSPKSDPSLGLLEDPAERPVNTWASEFNTLASVYGRACWALVTAHQPVESCYACSPCTDPKDRRTESLISEENKEVLQVHPDTGSLTLIPDMYLNAEQFEKTWLNLDISCQHSLPWRGTAHSDTIQAALHVVHIQTIAMSKAGIQPWKAYLSAQDDAGCLFLTELLLETEESEMQVSVKQSEAKPEALKTFISVLGTVMGTVVGLRS is encoded by the exons ATGCCGTACCTGGGCGGCGAGGAGGCGCTGCGGGACCTCCGGCGGGCCCTGGCCAACCCGCACGTGCAGGCGGACCGGCTGCGGTACCGCGGCGTGGTGCTGCGCGTCATCCg GCACATGACGCAGGGCACGGACGTGTCGGGGCTCTTCACGGAGATGGTGAAGGCCAGCGCCGCGGCCGACGTGGTGCAGAAGAAGCTGGTGTACCTGTACATGTGCACCTACGCGCCGCGGCAGCCCCACCTCGCCCTGCTCGCCATCAACACGCTCTGCAAGGACTGCGCCGACCCCAACCCCATGGTCCGGGGGCTCGCCCTGCGCAGCATGTGCAGCCTCAG GATGCCTGGTATACAGGAGTACATCCAGCAGCCTGTCCTGAACGGCTTGCGAGACAAAGCCTCCTATGTGAGGAGGGTAGCTGTTCTTGGCTGTGCAAAGATGCAGAAACTCCAAGGGGACTCTGAAGTGG ATGGTGCATTGGTGAATGAGTTATATAGTTTGCTTCGTGACCAGGATCCTATTGTAGTAGTGAATTGTCTGAGGGCTTTAGAAGAGATTTTGAAGAAGGAGGGAGGAGTTGTCATCAACAAACCTATCGCCCATCATCTCCTCAACAG AATGGCTGACCTAGATCAATGGGGACAAAGCGAGGTGCTTGCCTTCCTTCTGCGTTACAGACCCCGCAATGAGGAGGAACTTTTTGACATACTCAATTTACTAGATGGATATCTCAaaagcagcagccccagtgttGTGATGGCAGCCACCAAGCTTTTCCTAGTGCTAGCCAAGGAGTACCCGCATGTGCAGGCAGATGTTTTGGTGAGAGTGAAAGGACCACTGCTGTCTGCCTGCACTTCTGAGAGCAGGGAACTCTGCTTCACGGCTCTGTGTCACGTGCGTGAGATTCTTGGTAGCCTTCCTGGCCATTTTAGCAGCCATTACAAGAAGTTCTTCTGCTCATATTCAGAGCCCCACTACATCAAATGCCAGAAGATGGAGGTATTATGTGAGCTGGTGAATGACGAAAATGTGCAGCAAGTGCTGGAGGAGCTGAAGGGTTATTGCACTGATGTTTCAGTAGAGCTTGCCCAAGGGGCGATCTTTGCCATAG GCAATATTGCTAGGACGTACACAGAACAGTGTGTGGGGATTCTGACAGAGCTTTTGGGGCTTCAGCAGGAGCACATCACTTCAG CGGTGGTGCAGACTTTTCGGGACCTGGTTTGGCTATGTCCCCAGTGCACAGATGCAGTGTGTCAGGCGCTGCCTAGCTGTGAGGAGACCATCCAGGACAGTGAG GGTAAGCAAGCATTGATCTGGCTCTTGGGGGCACATGGTGAGAAAGTACAAAATGCCCCCTACATTTTAGAGGACTTTGTGGAGAATGTGAAATCAGAGATGTTTCCAGCAGTGAAGATGGAGCTTCTGACAGCATTAGTGCGACTTTTCCTGTCTCGTCCTGCTGAGTGTCAGGACATGCTAGGGCGACTACTCTATTATTGCATAG AGGAGGAGACGGATATGGCAGTACGTGACCGTGGATTGTTCTACTATCGCCTCTTACAATCTGGTGTGGAGGAAGTGAAACGGATCCTATGTAGCCCCAAGTCTGACCCCTCTCTGGGGCTCCTGGAAGACCCAGCTGAGCGACCTGTGAATACGTGGGCTTCAGAGTTTAATACCCTCGCGTCTGTTTATGGCAGAGCATGCTGGGCACTTGTCACTGCTCACCAGCCAGTGGAATCCTGTTATGCTTGTTCTCCTTGTACTGACCCCAAGGACAGAAGGACAG AGTCCCTAATTTCTGAAGAGAATAAAGAAGTCCTCCAGGTTCATCCTGATACAGGCAGCCTGACCTTAATTCCTGACATGTATCTGAATGCAGAACAGTTTGAGAAGACCTGGCTGAATCTGGACATTAGCTGCCAGCACTCTCTGCCCTGGCGTGGAACGGCTCATTCGGATACCATACAGGCTGCTCTTCATGTTGTCCACATCCAGACTATTGCTATGAGCAAAGCTGGTATCCAGCCATGGAAAGCTTATCTCAGTGCTCAGGATGACGCTGGTTGCCTCTTCCTAACAGAGCTATTGCTTGAGACGGAGGAATCAGAGATGCAGGTTTCAGTGAAGCAGAGCGAGGCAAAGCCTGAGGCACTAAAAACCTTTATTTCCGTTTTAGGGACTGTAATGGGGACAGTTGTTGGGCTGAGATCCTGA
- the AP4B1 gene encoding AP-4 complex subunit beta-1 isoform X2, which yields MPYLGGEEALRDLRRALANPHVQADRLRYRGVVLRVIRMPGIQEYIQQPVLNGLRDKASYVRRVAVLGCAKMQKLQGDSEVDGALVNELYSLLRDQDPIVVVNCLRALEEILKKEGGVVINKPIAHHLLNRMADLDQWGQSEVLAFLLRYRPRNEEELFDILNLLDGYLKSSSPSVVMAATKLFLVLAKEYPHVQADVLVRVKGPLLSACTSESRELCFTALCHVREILGSLPGHFSSHYKKFFCSYSEPHYIKCQKMEVLCELVNDENVQQVLEELKGYCTDVSVELAQGAIFAIGNIARTYTEQCVGILTELLGLQQEHITSAVVQTFRDLVWLCPQCTDAVCQALPSCEETIQDSEGKQALIWLLGAHGEKVQNAPYILEDFVENVKSEMFPAVKMELLTALVRLFLSRPAECQDMLGRLLYYCIEEETDMAVRDRGLFYYRLLQSGVEEVKRILCSPKSDPSLGLLEDPAERPVNTWASEFNTLASVYGRACWALVTAHQPVESCYACSPCTDPKDRRTESLISEENKEVLQVHPDTGSLTLIPDMYLNAEQFEKTWLNLDISCQHSLPWRGTAHSDTIQAALHVVHIQTIAMSKAGIQPWKAYLSAQDDAGCLFLTELLLETEESEMQVSVKQSEAKPEALKTFISVLGTVMGTVVGLRS from the exons ATGCCGTACCTGGGCGGCGAGGAGGCGCTGCGGGACCTCCGGCGGGCCCTGGCCAACCCGCACGTGCAGGCGGACCGGCTGCGGTACCGCGGCGTGGTGCTGCGCGTCATCCg GATGCCTGGTATACAGGAGTACATCCAGCAGCCTGTCCTGAACGGCTTGCGAGACAAAGCCTCCTATGTGAGGAGGGTAGCTGTTCTTGGCTGTGCAAAGATGCAGAAACTCCAAGGGGACTCTGAAGTGG ATGGTGCATTGGTGAATGAGTTATATAGTTTGCTTCGTGACCAGGATCCTATTGTAGTAGTGAATTGTCTGAGGGCTTTAGAAGAGATTTTGAAGAAGGAGGGAGGAGTTGTCATCAACAAACCTATCGCCCATCATCTCCTCAACAG AATGGCTGACCTAGATCAATGGGGACAAAGCGAGGTGCTTGCCTTCCTTCTGCGTTACAGACCCCGCAATGAGGAGGAACTTTTTGACATACTCAATTTACTAGATGGATATCTCAaaagcagcagccccagtgttGTGATGGCAGCCACCAAGCTTTTCCTAGTGCTAGCCAAGGAGTACCCGCATGTGCAGGCAGATGTTTTGGTGAGAGTGAAAGGACCACTGCTGTCTGCCTGCACTTCTGAGAGCAGGGAACTCTGCTTCACGGCTCTGTGTCACGTGCGTGAGATTCTTGGTAGCCTTCCTGGCCATTTTAGCAGCCATTACAAGAAGTTCTTCTGCTCATATTCAGAGCCCCACTACATCAAATGCCAGAAGATGGAGGTATTATGTGAGCTGGTGAATGACGAAAATGTGCAGCAAGTGCTGGAGGAGCTGAAGGGTTATTGCACTGATGTTTCAGTAGAGCTTGCCCAAGGGGCGATCTTTGCCATAG GCAATATTGCTAGGACGTACACAGAACAGTGTGTGGGGATTCTGACAGAGCTTTTGGGGCTTCAGCAGGAGCACATCACTTCAG CGGTGGTGCAGACTTTTCGGGACCTGGTTTGGCTATGTCCCCAGTGCACAGATGCAGTGTGTCAGGCGCTGCCTAGCTGTGAGGAGACCATCCAGGACAGTGAG GGTAAGCAAGCATTGATCTGGCTCTTGGGGGCACATGGTGAGAAAGTACAAAATGCCCCCTACATTTTAGAGGACTTTGTGGAGAATGTGAAATCAGAGATGTTTCCAGCAGTGAAGATGGAGCTTCTGACAGCATTAGTGCGACTTTTCCTGTCTCGTCCTGCTGAGTGTCAGGACATGCTAGGGCGACTACTCTATTATTGCATAG AGGAGGAGACGGATATGGCAGTACGTGACCGTGGATTGTTCTACTATCGCCTCTTACAATCTGGTGTGGAGGAAGTGAAACGGATCCTATGTAGCCCCAAGTCTGACCCCTCTCTGGGGCTCCTGGAAGACCCAGCTGAGCGACCTGTGAATACGTGGGCTTCAGAGTTTAATACCCTCGCGTCTGTTTATGGCAGAGCATGCTGGGCACTTGTCACTGCTCACCAGCCAGTGGAATCCTGTTATGCTTGTTCTCCTTGTACTGACCCCAAGGACAGAAGGACAG AGTCCCTAATTTCTGAAGAGAATAAAGAAGTCCTCCAGGTTCATCCTGATACAGGCAGCCTGACCTTAATTCCTGACATGTATCTGAATGCAGAACAGTTTGAGAAGACCTGGCTGAATCTGGACATTAGCTGCCAGCACTCTCTGCCCTGGCGTGGAACGGCTCATTCGGATACCATACAGGCTGCTCTTCATGTTGTCCACATCCAGACTATTGCTATGAGCAAAGCTGGTATCCAGCCATGGAAAGCTTATCTCAGTGCTCAGGATGACGCTGGTTGCCTCTTCCTAACAGAGCTATTGCTTGAGACGGAGGAATCAGAGATGCAGGTTTCAGTGAAGCAGAGCGAGGCAAAGCCTGAGGCACTAAAAACCTTTATTTCCGTTTTAGGGACTGTAATGGGGACAGTTGTTGGGCTGAGATCCTGA
- the DCLRE1B gene encoding 5' exonuclease Apollo: MNGTVIPGTPIAVDFWSVRRAGGARLFFLSHMHSDHTVGLSSTWSRPVYCSPLTARLLHRRLQVPARWIRPLEVGQSHVLGEGDAVTVTLLDSNHCPGSVMFLFEGAFGTILYTGDFRYASAMQQEPALRGRRLDRLYLDNTHCHPGRSLPSRCRAARLAARLIRAHPRHHVVVGMYSLGKETLLVDLAVEFGTWVVVSPWRLEQMRLLELPDVFTTEEGAGWIRAVDVAEIRWDTLVSWNLLHPTIAILPTGRPVKVTHPKIHPIPYSDHSSFSELCEFVKWLKPCSVIPIVRGSMCQLYFEKYLSSDRQELPDLKMPEPVQEFVQQKKKKKGQEPVCLLKRAAQHSVPRGVVFESPEKHTDKSEEFRDVKVPRQNCESAFCSKEGCICCHTCKEKGEEIEMDISSCSPRSQCTSAQLNGEHPAVVISTSPVSQSPASDEDIPCGLAEQYLLTPLNVLKQNSLEKFDKLVEEFFRREEAS, from the exons ATGAACGGGACGGTGATCCCCGGCACGCCCATCGCCGTGGACTTCTGGAGcgtgcggcgggcgggcggcgcccggctCTTCTTCCTGTCGCACATGCACTCGGACCACACGGTGGGGCTGTCCAGCACCTGGAGCCGCCCCGTCTACTGCTCGCCGCTCACCGCCCGCCTCCTGCACCGCCGCCTCCAG GTGCCGGCGCGCTGGATCCGGCCGCTGGAGGTGGGGCAGAGCCACGTGCTGGGCGAGGGGGACGCGGTGACGGTGACGCTGCTGGACTCCAACCACTGCCCCGGCTCCGTCATGTTCCTCTTCGAGGGCGCCTTCGGCACCATCCTCTACACAG GGGACTTCCGCTACGCCAGCGCCATGCAGCAGGAgccggcgctgcggggccgccgcctcGACCGCCTCTACCTGGACAACACGCACTGCCACCCGGGGCGCAGCCTGCCCTCGCGCTGCCGCGCCGCCCGCCTGGCCGCCCGCCTCATCCGCGCCCACCCGCGCCACCACGTCGTCGTCG GTATGTATAGCCTGGGGAAGGAGACGCTGCTGGTGGACCTGGCGGTGGAGTTCGGCACCTGGgttgtggtgagcccctggcgcCTGGAGCAGATGCGGCTGCTGGAGCTGCCTGACGTGTTCACCACCGAGGAGGGGGCCGGCTGGATCCGTGCTGTGGACGTTGCCGAGATCCGCTGGGACACCCTCGTCAGCTGGAACCTGCTGCACCCTACCATCGCCATCCTACCCACTGGCAGGCCCGTGAAGGTCACCCACCCCAAAATCCACCCCATTCCCTATTCTGATCATTCATCCTTTTCAGAGCTGTGTGAGTTTGTGAAGTGGTTGAAACCCTGCTCAGTCATCCCGATTGTGAGGGGCAGCATGTGTCAACTTTACTTTGAGAAATATCTGAGTTCTGACCGCCAGGAGCTTCCTGACCTCAAAATGCCAGAGCCTGTGCAAGAGTTtgtacagcagaaaaagaaaaagaaaggacaggAACCTGTGTGTCTGTTGAAAAGAGCTGCCCAGCATTCTGTGCCTCGAGGAGTTGTTTTTGAATCCCCAGAGAAACATACTGACAAGTCTGAAGAGTTTAGGGACGTTAAGGTTCCTCGGCAGAACTGTGAGTCAGCTTTTTGCTCCAAAGAAGGCTGTATTTGTTGTCACACATGcaaggagaaaggggaggaaatcgAGATGGATATCAGCAGCTGCAGTCCTCGGAGCCAGTGTACGTCAGCTCAGCTGAACGGAGAACATCCAGCAGTAGTAATATCAACTAGCCCTGTTAGCCAGTCACCGGCTTCTGATGAGGACATTCCATGTGGCTTGGCAGAGCAGTATTTACTCACTCCTTTAAATGTCCTGAAGCAGAATTCCTTAGAGAAATTTGACAAGCTGGTAGAAGAATTCTTTAGGAGGGAGGAAGCATCCTGA